The Montipora foliosa isolate CH-2021 chromosome 1, ASM3666993v2, whole genome shotgun sequence DNA segment aggcGAAAGAAGTAGAGCTCTAGGCTGAAAAACCTTTTTATCTGAGAACCGTGATTGTCCTCCTAAAAATGCGTCTGTCAGAGAATGCCTGTATATCGCTTAAAACTAGGGTTTGTCAGCTTTTTAAGGTTGAGGAGAGATTTGAGCTCTGAACAAAAGGTCTTTGAGTGTACAACAAGTCCATTAGGTACTCTTTGAGTTTCGGTACACCTGGGTTGTAGGTGGTGACGAACGGTAGAATGTTTTAAGTTGGATGTCTTTGGCTTGTATTTCAAAGTGATATTTCGTGATGAGAATTCGGCTTTGGCTTGAATTTTGTTAACAAGCTCTTGTGAGTAGCCGCGTTCGAGTAGGTGGAATTCGAAATCCCGTTTGTTTGACTCGAATCTCTCTTTAACTGAGTTCATTCGTAACAAGCGCAGTGTCTCTCCTTTAAGAAAATCCTTTTTTACGCTGAGGGGGTGGCACGAAGAGAAATGGGTGTATTGGAACGTTTCTGTAACTTTGAAGTGTTTTTGGACATCGAGTATTTTGTTCGACGCGAAACGGGGTTCTTTAAAAACTTCGGTATCTAAGAAAACAGCGCGTTCAGATGACATTTCACATGCGAATTTGATCGTGGCATGGAATCGGTTAGCAACATCAACGAAATTGCTGATTGTCATCAATGAACCTTTTGTGAGGGCTAGAAAGGAGTAGTTGTTTTTCTATATGGGCCATATAGATAACGGGGAAGgctactgccatttttgtgcccATTGCTATACCGTGCGTGGGTGTGCAGGAAGTGTGTACCATTAAAATAGAAGGAATTTTCTTTTAGTATCAGCTTCATTAGATGTGAGGATTGGTGGGTTAGACTGTAGTGTTTGTTGTAGTATTGGCAAACAACTTTGATCCCTTCTTCTTGTGGGATATTGGTATAGAATGCGCaaacagtgtattaccgtctcatattttgcgcgttctcttgaccaatatggtaaaatggcgtaatagcggaataataattaacaattagacccgtagcctttgcgggctacgggtcaatagcccatgaggcgaagccgttGGGTAATACTAATAaagagtatttgcatttgaaaagttCCCCCGCATTTCGGctaaatttgacaagtgtcttAAAgtcttttgaccaggattgtagttccagtccaataccgagaatagtTATCAAAAATAACTATAACACTCTTTgattgtccctccaaaattttgcataaactttgtttttgttttctcttgggacttataatggccccaagagaaactggaaacaatgcttatgcaaaattttgcagagacaaacaaagagtattatagttATTTTTGATATATATGTAGTGGCTAATTAATGAGAGTCACATCAGCGGCACCCAATAATAGCCCTTATGCATGATTACCACGTATGCTCAAAATTCACGCATCAATTCTATTACACCAGATTAAAATGACAGAGGACCAAAGAACTATTGTTATtacgattaggccttgctagttcgttattgttatgttcgctttgttcttttgttttatggacattaattattccggatccggtatatgaaaccCGAATTTGCATTCATATTTCTCGGCATCGGCTGCTGTTAATTCTTTCCAAATGGAGGTCCTCACTGACGATAATATCAATCCGGCATTCAAAAGAGTCAAATATGGAATTAGAGGCTGGCTAGAAGACCGCACATATAAGATAAAACAAGAGCTTGCTATGGTAAGGGTAAAATATCTATAACCTGAGAATTTTTGTTACACTCCGATGGTTTCTTCCATGTGAGTAATATTTTCTCTTTCGTAGGGAGAGATCAAACCTTTTTCTGAAGTTCTTATTCACACTGGAAACCCACAAGGAATGGGACAGCCACCTATTACATTTTTTAGACAGGTAAACTTGAATGTTCTTATAATGCATGACCTGTTAAACGCCGttactcgcagtcggagactgaataggccttttgcaactaacgatcacatggtacaaaatccgccatgctggagggcaagctcattattattcccccactgggacattaaaacaaaggcaagtcaagcttgactggttcaggtctctttgtttaaatgtcccagtgggggaataataataagcttgccctccagcatggcggactttgtaccatgtgatcgttagttgcaagaGGCCTATTGCTAAGGGCGCGGCTCGACGAGGTCgaaccgaaggagctgtgctgctgGAGCACAGCCCCACAGCCGgatggaataggctgggagtcgatttttctgagggaggaaaaccggagtacccggtgaaaaaccctcggagtcaggttgaggtcgactgaaactcagcccacatactaTCTCGGTGCCAacagttgaacccgggtcgcagaggaggtgatgtagcagctgatccaaagataACTCGCAATTGGTTTGCAACCCTGACCCCAAACAAtagctaaaacaatagaaagaatGACATATCATTGTTTCCTGCAAGGGTTGCGAGCCAATGGTGggtaatctttggatcagctgctacactactgcgcagaggtggaaggcacgtttgataaccactaagccatcctgactcccctAAGCGATCCCTTGGGCATTATTTACAGCAGACCGGGACGAATTCAGACCGGCCCGGGGAGGGGTGGGCACTCTCATATAAAAAGGGGATGGATGcgcgtcgtctcgcttaggggtgtaaatttcggattttggtctcactttgagtgttctgggcaaaaaactatcatatgtagccgtgaaggtctcctttagggttgcgcgcgaagaaatataaaagtgtgtatttacacttttaaatttcttcacgtatgtgaaagtattagatgataatgtctttgccattattgaaagtcatggaattttttgtttctctgtgtttcaatatggtctcttttagtggttaaaaaaaagcctgggccacgcccaaaTTGGTCTCCATTAtgggtttaatttaaattttccgacgagcatccctccccttctTATATGGgtttccccccctcccccccccccccccccccttcccgggcaAACAGGTATGAGTTCTCATCGACCTCCAGACTTTGCTTTtttgcgtttacatgagaccgccCTCACAATGAATTTAGGCCagtctgacttcgtctcggcttctggaccgagacgagaaactctctaccggtctgagttcgtactGTTCTCATGTAAATAACCAaaaatctcagaccgggtccagaaatttcaagcttgTATGCTTTTGGGTTAGCGATAAATTTATTACACAAAAGATATCATTTCCTTCCGAAACCACGCACCACCCGTCCCGGTTTCACGAAAACAGCTGCAAAAATCTCATACCGGTTTAAGTTCACatcggtctgagttcgtcctgAAATTTCCTGAATTTCGAGCAGAATGGTTTTCGCGTGACGTCATGGCTGGAATGGTGGACCGTTCAAACAATGCACCTCCCACAAGGTTGGTTGTAGCCAcggttccaggctcccagatagtcggaaaaaacgaaaacaactgcgtgcCAAGCCCCCATTCATTTTGTTCTCTTTCcctactatctgggagcctggaaccgAGGCTAGGTTGGTTGCCAACCACCCAACCAAATCGGTGTCATTAATTATGTGGATAACATTTTGTGAGGAAAACTGAAAaccaaatacaaaagaaatggaaagtGCCTTGGGATTAATGAGATCGATTCCATCATATAATTCACGCCCTTTCGACTAGTATATTGAGTAtgttcacatgacgtcacggtggcTATGTTGGAAtagtaaaacaaagaaacagcggccataTTGGAGGGATAgtctacgtgtagccgtaccctacCCCCAAAAGAACACGTAGGCTAGTTGGAGGACTGACAAATTGTTTTGGTaattgatctctatttttatgaaaattcttcgttttgttttagtatgcgcATGCAAAAAGGGCTGCTGGTCACTTgagcgaaaacactctatataGTGATTACCTTTTCATAATGAATATCTAATTAGTATTACGGATTTCGCACGGATCAAATTCTGATAAAAATAATTGAACAGGCCTTACCCAATCCAGGGAGCTCAGAAATGTTCCTCtgatacaccttattccaaaatggccgttattttagtattcttttgtttccatgcaaattggcccttatggccttgTTCTTTACTGTGTGCAGCTATCGTGGGAATCGAGCTGATCATCCAAtgaaaatacatggcattctcactgAAACATTGAAGTGTCGTGAAAATGCCATGTGTTTTTAATGGatgctcagctcgattctcacgatggccgcacacagtgaggaatttgcctcgcgaggccaaaaatatccttgttcgattttatcctcacggcctcgcgaggcgaatttgTCAGCcaaatttccccgcacacgtgcgGAAACGGTTGAGCGAACcccctcgcgaggcagttttcCCATTGTTTTAATACAATTATATAGCTGatcatttgaaaaatatgcgtTTTCTcgaaaacaattaatttcttcatctgtcgctttgacaaaacggcttgcggccattttgaaaaaaccgctaGGGTTATTATTGGacaataatcacctcaagtgcaaccaatcagcgcagataATTTTCattaatcacctatgtaattatattaaacaataatatttcTGGCATGTTGCAGGTCTTAGCGCTCATTTTGTATCCAGATCTCCAAGATGATCCAAAGTTTCCCCAAGATGCCAAAGATAGAGCCAAAAAGATCTTAAATGACACCATTGGTCACACAATTAGTAAGCACCAAAGAAAAATCTCAATTTTAACGTAGTTCTTGTCTTGGTGTTTATCCAAATTGAGCTTGCTGCATTCCTTGGCATAAGCGTTGCAGTTGAATGGTCACATAACGTGCAACACGTGTGAATGTGAATGTGAGGATTTCTTCGTTGTACCTCCTGGTAAAAGCTGGAATTAAGCAGGGAAAGCAAACCATAAAGGGCGTACTTTAGAGTGTAGGTCGCtaaattggccaatcaaaatgcgcgtTCTATCTGAGACGTTTAATACCAGCAACATCCTGTGAGGGCGGTCTTCGACTGGAGAACGAAACAATAGGTGATACGACAGAAACAAAGCACCTACCCATGACAAAAATTGAAGCTACGGTTAATTGGGACCAGTGAAAAACGGAAATACTCTCCCATGAGGGGTGGATACGGTGTTAGGAGACCCGACTTCCTTTAGAAGAGCAGAAAACGAAGAGAATTTATTTAATCATAAAaaatcatttcagtttacattatTGGATACCCCGCAAATGGCTACAAAGCTAGTCTAGGCGGGGCAAGTCAACAGAGTGATAACAAGAACAAAGTTATAGTCACTAATATTCACTACGAAAAGGTCCCGCAAAATACATGTTGATGTATCGGTGCATGTTTCCTGTTTCACAGGTAGCTACAGCTCAACACAGGGTATCGGGACCTTACGTCAGGATGTGGCCGATTATATAACTAGGAGAGATGGTTATCCTGCAATACATGAGGACATACTTCTCCTGAATGGTGGGGCCGAAGGAATTGAAGTAAGGGATTCTCTTGCTCGGTTTGCAGACCaaacgagaaaaaggaaatgcAGTCTGATCTTAACTTATGCAAGGAAGCAAAAATAatactgaaacattttattcgtatatttaacaaatagattccatgttgccgtgcgtctgttcagtaatagatcacagatgacgtcaaaatgtggcaagaacaaaaaagtggcacacgaggcgatagccgagtgtgtcactgatgttcttaccacattttgacgtcttctgtgatctattactgaacagacccacggcaacatggaatctatttgttttatataataaagaattaaactttattcgcataaaagctgatggtgacgtcaatcgtgcgtctgtcctctaatagatcatagacaagaaccaatcaaaatccgtgaataacttgggttattatataaacatcAATAGAatgtgtgcgtgtgtgtgtgtgcatgTTACTAAAATCTGTGCTTGAATTAAAGAAAATCCAGTGAAAATTCATCGCCCCAGAACAAATTGTTCAAAGCTTCCGCTGCCATTTGGACCCACTCACATCCCCAGTCCCTTCGGTTGCGCATCTGAGCCTTTCATGACTTAATCAACTGGGGAAAAAGGGGTTGCAAAAGATAGTTGAAATGCCGATATAGCTGATGAGAAGCGTCCACAACTTATACACCTCGATCGGGGGCAAGTTTGATCATCATTCTATTTTCAGGTTATGATGGGTTTAGTTCAAACAGCAGTTAATGAAGGGAATGGTCGTGCTGGTGTAATGATCCCAATGCCCAGTTACAGCATGTATCAAGCGAGGCTGCTTGAACACAACTCACATCAGGTACCCTACCAGTTACCTGCTTTTACTTATCACCTATAAAGGTTTTAAGGCTAAGGCTACGTTTACACAGAAGTGTATGACATTTTACCAGTTTTAAAATTCGCCCGATCATTTTTTTTCCGTTGAACCGTGCAATATTTTCGCTGTGTTTGAACGGAAATGGGTTtacatgggcgtagccaggatttttcaaaatctgtgtcaaacagagggtactcgcgttttcgcaacctgaatattgtaggttgtttgcgtaaaaaaaggcttacaaagggggggggggggggtgggggtcaCGGGAACCCCAGGGAACCCCTTGGTTTATAAAACGTACACCTTAGCCAGTGGTTTTCACCATCTGATCATGTGCAGAACGCAACGTCGTTCCCAGGGTATTGTCGCTTACGAAATTCGCTGTCAACAAACTCCATCTTGTACAAAATTACGCATTTCTCTGTTTACGTCGTCCAGCTGGAGCTATATCCCTCGAATCATGCCCCCGGACCCACTTAAAAGGATCCTCCCTTAGAGGACAATTCTACTGAACCTGCCCTCCCTTCTCTTATTTAGGTGGGCCTTGTACAGAATATGTATCTATATCTTGAAGAGCGCGTCTTCCAAGCTGGACTAAAGCAGATAGATCTGCATCTAGACGCAAACTCATCTCGTTGAAGCAAACAGACGCACTCCAAATGATCTTGCCGGTTTACTCCTTCTTATGGTCAATTCTATATTTTTTTATAGATATTTTATCGCCTTGATGAAGACCAAAACTGGGCTTTGAACATGTCTGAACTCCAAAACAGGCTGAAGGAGGCCAGGTCACAGTGTATACCGAGGGCTCTAGTGTTAATAAACCCAGGCAATCCAACAGGTCAAGcagagtgtttttctttttcttaaatgCTTGTTTACACTGTAGAGACGCACTAACGTTGATGCGGAAAAGCAAGCCAAACGATATTTTGagtttaaaccaatcaaatttcacGTACACTACATTGTATCTGGTCATGTATCTGACACGACCGGCGTGACTTCGAATGAAAGCCAGAGATAAAAACAGGTGCAAGAGGTCTCTCCTTGTCTCCAGGTTTCCTGTTTTCATGGTCTTTCCTCTTCCCTCCATCCGGGAAGGAAAAAAGAGAGACCCCGCGAATAGAAGAACAAGAAGGCTCACTTGATTTTTATCTCCATCATCGCCACAGGTCAGGTATTAACGTACCAGAACATTCAAGAAGTAATCAAGTTCTGTTCGAGAGAGAAGTTGGTGTTGTTTGCTGATGAAGTTTATCAAGAAAATGTGTATGCTGTTGGCGCCCAGTTTCACTCTTGTAAGAAAGTCCTGCGTGACTTGGGAGCTGAGTACAGTGACTTCCAACTTGTCTCGCTTCATTCCAGCGCAAAAGGATACACTGGAGAGTAAGACATAAAAAGGTGTACTCCTCACAAGAGGTGTTTTTGTATTGTTTATCGCCCTAGTTCCACTACAAATGTGATATTCACTGCACTTTGACCGGCTCATTTACCaaatccaccctcccccccaaaCTGCCCCTAAGACTTGAAGGATAGTCAATAGTACAATGATAACGTGAAAAAGTAATAGAAAAAGGCATTTCGAGCAAACGCCGGATATAACAGGCTTACTTTGAAATGAATACCTGAGACGTTGAGAAAATTCGGTACCTCCATTCCTGCCACGGAGAGATCTTTCCGGTCGGTTTTTAGCTAAGGCTTCATCAATCCAACACGCTGACGTTCTATGGCTTTTCTTGCAGATGTGGTCTAAGAGGTGGCTATATAGAACTTGTAGGATTCGGTGATGAAGTTAAACTCCGAATAAAAACATATCTTAGTGTCAGGTCTTGCTCTTCAACTGTAGGGCAGGTAAGAATTTATTTGATACAAGTCAAAGGTTGAGACCTGATTTTTTAATTTGATTTCTTCTAAACATAAGCGGTGAACACGACGCAACCCTTTAAACAAAATTAGAACACTTCTTACCACCGACGTACTTAAGGTTAAGACTTGATAGAGGAAACTGAGACTTCAACAAAAAGTCTACTAAGAATAACAAAAAATGGGCAACTTTAGCGTAAGCATCGTTTCAAAGTGAGGCAAGGTGAGTTTTTTTTGTTACAGTGGTGttcaataggccttattcacgatagccgccatgttgggtttcaaattgtcatgcaaattagccatttGTTATGCTGGgaggcaaacattggaaaaaaggcaaattgcggaaaatcggctcgtcggaATATTGAATTAACTTTGCTAAAAggacattttagaatttagaattaagtaccttttataataattttatatcttttgatttcctccgacattttgactttctactttgttatctgctcattttttcactaaaaaaacatcgaagtaacttgtgtaagcattctattttactacttaggtgataaacatttaatgaacgtgaaacaaatcatctgtgtggctaagatgttcgtgaTAATCTATCgcacttgtgttgtttgccccctcagaagtgtgtagctaatttgcatgataaaggcaagtccaacatggcggccatcgtgaataaggtctattgagtatcgtaaaacaaataccaaagtaattacttcgaccaatcacagcaggggCAAACAgagcaatgaaccaatccaaattcgtagaaATTCcatataacttgctcaaagcgcgggaaaaaccgtcgcgattggttttggttttttttttctcattggttcataaactggcgcgagatcatttaaaccaatcaccaagcggagcaatgggccatttccgagttgctgttagtctcggtttcgaagttagtcttggtgctcaactattgtaagggaaatgagtttgatttgcataagcatacgcaactcatttacatttgaatggttgtgcaccaggactcgatttgaaactgaggcatgcagcaactcggaaacaggctatcaaaacatcgataaaacgtcacgtgtatgagctttatatcctgataaaacactcctcgttagtattcttaagaatactaataaggcatagcttgtttttcttgtatgctaatattcacctctcacaatttgaaccattgttttgaatccagagggacacgctctttgtggaatgttttttaagccgttcaaacCGTTCACCGCGCACCGATGGCTCAGGGGCtatttacatggaggtaggaagatcctagcactaggaagatcctagaaggcggatcatcctagcgccatatgttttctgtattcagtttacatgcaagaggtcgtactTGGCCCTAGGATCTTTctagcaccatgtaaactgtcttcgctcggaagttcctggtactagggacaaaaaaacaaacttggcGGCGGCCGGGTGTTCACGGTATTCAGCTGCCAAACGTCGACAATCTCGTCTGGCGTTGCCACAGGAAGATTCTAATGATTCAGATGACCGCCGAAAATATTCAGGACCAGTTTTGGTTCAAAGATACACCGTCCAAACGAGAGACACAGTGGAGAAATCGATCGACAGCAATGTTAAAAACGCTGCGAGTCGAAAACATTCGAATTTATCCGAATACATCCGAATACATCCGAATtacatgtttgttgttctcgTCCGCCATCTAGCTTTCATTCTCTacttccacctagacagaaatttctgcatgtatccaaacgaaaagttgtttcgccttctaggatcttcccagtgctaggatcttcctacctccatgtaaacagcccctcagttggttgagcaccgggctgtcacgcggcaggtcgtgagttcaattccggccggaccaacgctcagggtctttaaataactgaggagaaagtgctgcctttataattacatctgcaaatggttagactctctagacTTCtgggataaggacaataaaccgcaggtcccgtctcacaacccttcaatgttcataatcctgtgggacgtaaaagaactcacacacttgtcgcaaagagtagggcatgcagttcccggtgttgtggtctgtcttctgtgctatatcacggttgggagggtaaaaaggcgcacttaatttggaaactcgctctgttgtgcgacccccaccacagcctaTTGTCTCTgctgtggtgaaagtgattaaataataataaataaataaacaaaaaactcgcagcacgtgttttatcgggtctaaaaacactcggctacgcctcgtgtttttaaacctcGGTAAAatactgctgctcgttttttaaacattacgtaattactttcgccagtcatttgaaaactgccgTGTGCCTACTTGGCTATCAAGTGAACAAAAACTAGTCTTCCTGATATTTCGATGCACGCCTAATTTTTCCACGTGAAAACTTACAACATAGCCACGGCTGTGCTGTTTTAGGATTGCAAGTGCACAGGGCGAGTGGCTTTAAGGGATCTGGGAGCTACAACTGCAACCTCAGAGTAACTATGAAACTCCCACAATAGCAATTTCCAGTTTTTCTGAGACCGGGGAAAACGGTCCCCAGGTGAGCACCGAGATCATTATAATTCTCTTATGTTAGTCAGGTAATCCGTCTTTAAAAAGCACATGAAGCGCGCTTTCATTCAGCCCCGGCCACGCCCAGTTATTCGGTTGAAGCGGATGTTTTATTAGCTCATCGTTTAGTTTTAAAAtggaaagtaaacaaaaaaaaaaaaaaaaaaaagagagaaaagtgCAAATTTATGGCATCAAAGAACCGGCTCCCTGGTCTATGGCTTCGcccttggactcgctttgaaagaGAAACAAGGAATATTGCTTGCGTTTTTGATGGATGCGCTGGATGTTTGGAAATCGTACGTTTGCAAactgtgtattttttttctttttcaagtcgCAAGAAAAAAGTCCCGATCTTGTGAAGTTATGGATTCTGCTCACGACTTTTCTCTGATTTATATGTAGGTCATCATGGGACTCGCTTGCAACCCTCCCAAACCAGGGGACGAGTCTTACGAACGTTTTCTTGAGGTAAGGATCAGAAACTGAATCCATACAAGGCATTGGTTTAGGAAAAGACTTGAAGACAATACAAACTTGAAGAGAAGAAAGCTTGCGTTACGTCTGAGCACTCTTCTTATTCTATTCGTCTTTATCGAGGGGAAAAAGACATCGGTTTTACGTCATACAACCCCCACCCGAGCCCCTCACAACTCCCAGGATAACATAATCTCCATCCCTGTCACGTTTTTCAGTCCACGAATGTTTTATGTGACCGTTCGCGTTTCAGCTTTGGTTGTAACGCCTTTAATGCATGGTGATTGGCCAAAAACATCCGGTGCCACCTTCTCCACCAACCAGAAGCAAACAGTTGGACTTGCAGTGCCCACGACCGACCCCCGCTAGGCAGTGGATACCTAAGATAAGCTACTTGATTGGTTTGTTCACTTGACTGCTGTTACGATTTGTGCAAGAAAAAAACCATGCTCGATTGGGCAACGAGCGTAAATGGTTAGCGTTCTCCTAATCAAAGACAATCATTCTGCTATTTAAGCTGATAATTGGAAAGAGAATAAATCTAGAGTTCCAGTAGATTTA contains these protein-coding regions:
- the LOC137996813 gene encoding alanine aminotransferase 2-like, whose amino-acid sequence is MEVLTDDNINPAFKRVKYGIRGWLEDRTYKIKQELAMGEIKPFSEVLIHTGNPQGMGQPPITFFRQVLALILYPDLQDDPKFPQDAKDRAKKILNDTIGHTISSYSSTQGIGTLRQDVADYITRRDGYPAIHEDILLLNGGAEGIEVMMGLVQTAVNEGNGRAGVMIPMPSYSMYQARLLEHNSHQIFYRLDEDQNWALNMSELQNRLKEARSQCIPRALVLINPGNPTGQVLTYQNIQEVIKFCSREKLVLFADEVYQENVYAVGAQFHSCKKVLRDLGAEYSDFQLVSLHSSAKGYTGECGLRGGYIELVGFGDEVKLRIKTYLSVRSCSSTVGQVIMGLACNPPKPGDESYERFLEESTSIYESLKKKAELTTEILNSLENVKCNEVAGAMYAFPRITLTQKAIDEAKTHSLPPDEFYCWQALEKTGVYLIPGHVFDMNGNGSNFYFRITILPSESKFIPMFDRLRKFHQEFMEQFKD